GGATCTGGAGACGGAGGCGCTGATGATGTTTGCGGCGCGGCGAGAACATCTCGCGCAAGTCATCGAGCCGGCGCTCGCTCGGGGCGACTGGGTGCTGTCCGACCGTTTCACCGACGCGACGTTCGCGTACCAGGGCGGTGGGCGCGGCCTGCCGCGCGATAAGCTCGAGACGCTCGAGCGTTGGGTCCAAGGAGGCTTCGAGCCCGACCTGACGGTCTTGTTCGACTTGCCGCCCGAAACGGCGAGCGAGCGTCGCGGCGCCGCGCGCTCGCCCGACAAGTTCGAGAGCGAGACCGAAGCTTTCTTCGCGCGCACGCGTGCCGAGTATCTGCGCCGGGCCGAAGAAGCGCCGTATCGCTTCGCGATTGTCGACGCCTCGCAAAGCATCGAGCGGATTCGCAAGATACTCGGCGACGTCATCGAGGCGCTGTGACCGGCTCGACACGAAGCGAACGCATTCACCGCACGAAGGCTCGACGATGATCTACCCGTGGCAACACGATGATTGGAACCGCCTGCAGCGCCTGCGCGCGCAGTGGCCGCATGCCTTGCTGCTCTATGGGCAGGTGGGCATCGGCAAGATGCGCTTCGCGCAGCATCTGGCGCAGGGCATGCTATGCGAAGCGCCGAGCGCGAACGGCGAGCCGTGCGGCCCATGCGTCGCATGCAATTGGTTCGTCCAAGGCAACCATCCCGACTACCGGGCCCTGCTGCCCGAAGCGCTGGCCGGCGAAGCGATAGGCGCCGCGGCGGCGGATGCCGACGAGAAGGCCGATGGCGAAGAGGGAAAGAAAACGCGCACGCCGAGCAAGGAGATCAAGATCGAGCAGGTCCGCGGCTTGCTCGATTTCTGCGGCGTTGGCGCACATCGCGGCGGCGCGCGCGTCGTGCTCGTCTACCCGGCCGACGCACTCAATGCCGCGGCCGCCAATGCGCTACTCAAGACGCTCGAAGAACCGCCGGCCGGCGTCGTCTTCCTGCTCGTTTCCGCTCGGGCAGACCGTCTGTTGCCGACGATCATCAGCCGTTGCCGGCAATGGCCGATGTCCACGCCGTCGCCGGAGCAGGCGCGGACCTGGTTGGCGGAGCAAGGCGTGGCAGAGGCCGGTGCGCTGCTGGCCGAGGCTGGGGGCGCGCCGCTCGCGGCACTGGCGCTGGCCGCCGATGAAAATCGAGCATTGCGTGATTTCACGCTCAAGCAACTCGCGGCAGGGCCCGATTGCGATGCGTTCGCTTGCGGCGAGACGTTGCAAAAGCTGCCCGTGCCGGTCGTACTCGGCTGGCTCCAGCGGTGGCTTTACGACCTCGTCGCCGAACGCGCCGCGAGCCGGCCTCGATATTTTCCGGGGGCGCAGCGAGAGTTGGCGCGCTGCGCCGCGCGCATCGACGCGAATGCGTTCGCGCGTTTCATGAAATCGGTGACGCGCGAGCGGGCAGTGGAAAACCATCCGCTCAACACGCGGCTCGTTTTCGAAGCGCTTTTCCTCGGCTATCGAGACTTGTTCGTCTGAGGGACGACCCACCCATGCGATACCGAACCTTCCGACCCGTTCGACCCCGCTCCGAAATTTGCCACGAGACCTGCCATGCACGTTAGCTTTCGCGACGCGACACTCGACGATTTGCCCGAGATCGTCGCCATCTACAATTCGACGATCGCTTCCCGCGAAGTGACGGCAGACGTCGAACCCGTCACGATCGAGAGCCGCTTGGCGTGGTTTCACGCGCACGGCCCCAAGGCACGGCCGCTCTGGGTCGTCGAGGACGAAACCGCAGGCAGCGGCGGCAAGCGCATCGCCGCCTGGCTCAGCTTTTCTGATTTCTATGGCCGTCCGGCGTATGCGCGCACGGCTGAAATCAGCATCTATCTCCACGAGCGCGCGCGCGGACGCGGCCTCGGCACGCGGCTCGTCGCGCAAGCGCTCGATGCGGCTCCGGCGCTGGGTGTCGATACGCTGCTGGGCTTCATTTTCGGGCACAACGCGGCGAGCCTCGCCTTGTTTAGGCGCTGCGGGTTTCAGGACTGGGGCCGATTGCCGCGCGTGGCCGTGCTCGACGGCGTCGAGCGCGACCTCGTCATCCTCGGGCTTCGCGTAGGCTCACCCTCGAACGAAGCCGCACTAAGGTAGAGATATCCGATGTTTGTCGATTCGCATTGCCATATCAATTTCGAAGGCCTCGTCGAGCGCCTGCCACAGGTGCTCGAGAACATGCGCTCGCACGACGTGACGCACGCGCTATGCGTCAGCGTCGACTTCGAAACGCTGCCGAGCGTGCTCGAGGTCGCGTCCGCATACGAGAACGTCTATGCGTCGGTGGGGGTGCATCCCGATCACGAGGACGCACGAGAGCCGACCGTTGCCGAACTGATCGAACTCGCCGCACACCCGAAGGTCGTGGCGATCGGGGAAACCGGGCTTGACTACTACCGTCTGGAAGGCCGCTCGATCGACGACATGGAATGGCAACGCGAGCGTTTTCGCACGCATATCCGCGCGGCGAAAGCCTTGCTGAAGCCGCTCATCGTCCACACGCGCGCATCGGCCGACGACACGCTGCGCATCATGGCGCAAGAGCAGGCGCACGTACCGGGCGGTGTGATGCATTGTTTCACGGAGCCTTGGCCGGTCGCGGAGCGTGCGCTAGCTCAAAATTTTTACATTTCCCTTTCCGGCATCGTCACATTCAAGAGCGCCACTGACGTGCAAGACGTCGCGCGGCGCGTGCCGCTCGAGCGGCTCTTGATCGAAACGGATTCGCCGTACCTGGCGCCTGTGCCGTATCGCGGCAAACCCAATGAACCTGCGTACGTGAGTTATGTCGGACGCTTCATTGCCCAGGCACGGGGCATGTCCGATGCCGACCTCGGCGCCGCGACCACGCAAAATTTCTTTCGTTTGTTCCGCATTCCGGCGCCGCATGTCGCCTGAGCCGAACGATAACCGTCAATCCGACAACACCAAGGAAGACCACTTGAATACGCATACCGATCCTTCGCTCCCGCTCGTTTCTCGCCGCCTGCTGGGCCGTCTGTTGCACCGCTTGGCGCTGACTTGCGCCGGTGCCTTCGCCTCGCTGGCTGTGGCCGCGCATGCTTCAGACCTCGACTCGCTCGTCAAGGCCGTCAAGTTCGACGACGTGAGCGCGGTGCAAAAGGCGCTCGCGCATGGCGAAGACCCGAATGCCACGGACTCGCAAGGGATGCCGCTCATCGTGCTCGCGGCTCGCGAGAAGTCCGACAAGGTGGCCCAGGCGCTGATGGCCGATCCGAAGACCGACATCGAAAAGCTCGACTCGGCCGGCGAGAATGCGATGATGCTGGCAGCGCTCAATGGCGACACCGGCCTCGTCCAAGCGCTGATCGACAAGGGTGCGGAAGTCAACAAGAAGGGTTGGGCGCCGCTACACTACGCGGCCGCGAACGGGCATGACGACATCGTCAAGCTGCTGCTCGAGCACTCGGCCTATGTCGACGCCGGCTCGCCCAACGGCACGACGCCGCTGATGATGGCCGCGCGCGGCAACCACCTCTTAACGGTCAAGGTGCTCCTCGACGCAGGCGCCCAGTCGCGCGAGAAGAATCAACTCGGTTTGACGGCGCTCGATTTCGCCAAGCGCTACCACGCGAAGGACGTCACCGAGGCCCTCCAGGACATGTATGCCCGCGAGGCAACGGCTGCATCGGGGGCGACCGGAGCCTCTACTCCCGCTCAAAACGGTGCAAAATGACCGTTTTTCGCCCCGGCCCGTCAGCGCCGGGGCCATTTGCGCACTACCCGTTCACCGCTCGGAGAAAAGGAAGACTATGTTGCGGGCTTTGATATGCGTCGGCACATTGACCATGCCGGTCGCCGCGATGGCGGCGGTTACGCTCGGGGGCGGCAAGTTTACAGCCGGAGATCTGCACAAGCTGTGCACCCAGACCGACGCGATTTCACGCGCTGCCTGCGTGGCCTATATCAAGGGCGCGGCCGACGGCGTATTCAATACGATCGACGCCATCGGCGGAACGACGGGGCCGCGCGTGGGTCAATATTTCTGCTTGCCCGACCGGGTCGATCCGCAGCGCATGGTCGACGCGGTGCGCCGCTACGTTGCCGAGAACCCCGATGCGGTCGAGTACAACGCCAGCACGGCGGTATCGCTCGGCCTCGAGAAAGCGTTCCCGTGCAAGGGCGAGTAATCGACGGAACGAAACTGAACGTCTGAACCGAACGCCATGACCCAGGGCCGACTCATCGCCGTATCGAATCGCGTCGCCACACCTACCGAGACCAAGGATTCGGCGGGCGGGCTCGCCGTCGGCCTCTTCAGCGCGCTCAAGGATAGGGGAGGCGTTTGGTTCGGCTGGAGCGGCGACATAGTCAGCGAAGCGGTGGCGGCCAGCGGGCCGACGCTCAAGCAAGAGGGTGCCGTGACGTTCGCGACCGTCGGCTTGACGCGGCGCGACTACGATCAGTACTACCGCGGCTTCTCCAATGCGACGCTTTGGCCCGTTTTTCACTACCGCAACGATCTGGCGGCCTACGAGCGCGAAGAGTATGCGGGCTACCGTCGAGTAAATGCCTCACTGGCCCACCAGCTCGTCAAGCTGATCGAACCCGACGACATCGTCTGGGTCCACGACTATCACCTGATTCCGTTCGCCGAGGCATTGCGGCGCGAGGGCATCGCCAATCGCATCGGCTTCTTCCTGCATACGCCATTTCCGTCGCCCCAGGTACTGCTCAACGTGCCGCCGCATCAGGAGCTGATCAAGTCGCTCTGCTGTTACGACTTGGTCGGGTTTCAAACGGACACGGATTGCGGCGCGTTCCGCGACTATATCGTGCGGCATGCCGGCGGCACCGTAAGCGGTGAGGGCGACGTAACGGCGTACGGGCGCCGCTTGCGCACAGGCGTTTATCGCATCGGCGTGTTTCCCGACGAGATCGCCGCCGAAGCCGCCCGCAACGAAAGCCGTCAGCAGGTGCTCGAACTCAAGCACAGCCTCGAAGGGCGCAAGCTCATCATGAGCGTCGACAGGCTCGATTACTCGAAGGGGCTCGTAGAACGGTTCCGCGCGTTCGAGCAGTTGCTCGAGCACGCGCCGCAGTGGCGCGAGAACGTGACCTTCGTTCAAGTCGCGCCGCCGACGCGGGCCGACGTCGAGAGCTATCAGCAAATCCGCCAAAAGCTCGAATACGAGGCGGGGCGCATCAACGGCCGTTACTCCGGGCTCGACTACACGCCGATTCGATACCTCAATCAACGCTTCGCGCGCGCGCACTTGATGTCGATGTGCCGCGAGTCGCAGGTCGGTTTCGTCACGCCGCTTCGCGACGGCATGAATCTCGTCGCGAAGGAGTACGTCGCGGCGCAAAACCCCGAAGACCCTGGCGTGCTCGTCTTATCCGAGTTC
The sequence above is a segment of the Trinickia acidisoli genome. Coding sequences within it:
- the tmk gene encoding dTMP kinase; the encoded protein is MARGKFITFEGIDGAGKTTHLSWFRERLEAKVTVTGRAVVTTREPGGTPLGERLRELLLHERMDLETEALMMFAARREHLAQVIEPALARGDWVLSDRFTDATFAYQGGGRGLPRDKLETLERWVQGGFEPDLTVLFDLPPETASERRGAARSPDKFESETEAFFARTRAEYLRRAEEAPYRFAIVDASQSIERIRKILGDVIEAL
- a CDS encoding DNA polymerase III subunit delta'; protein product: MIYPWQHDDWNRLQRLRAQWPHALLLYGQVGIGKMRFAQHLAQGMLCEAPSANGEPCGPCVACNWFVQGNHPDYRALLPEALAGEAIGAAAADADEKADGEEGKKTRTPSKEIKIEQVRGLLDFCGVGAHRGGARVVLVYPADALNAAAANALLKTLEEPPAGVVFLLVSARADRLLPTIISRCRQWPMSTPSPEQARTWLAEQGVAEAGALLAEAGGAPLAALALAADENRALRDFTLKQLAAGPDCDAFACGETLQKLPVPVVLGWLQRWLYDLVAERAASRPRYFPGAQRELARCAARIDANAFARFMKSVTRERAVENHPLNTRLVFEALFLGYRDLFV
- a CDS encoding GNAT family N-acetyltransferase, which encodes MHVSFRDATLDDLPEIVAIYNSTIASREVTADVEPVTIESRLAWFHAHGPKARPLWVVEDETAGSGGKRIAAWLSFSDFYGRPAYARTAEISIYLHERARGRGLGTRLVAQALDAAPALGVDTLLGFIFGHNAASLALFRRCGFQDWGRLPRVAVLDGVERDLVILGLRVGSPSNEAALR
- a CDS encoding TatD family hydrolase yields the protein MFVDSHCHINFEGLVERLPQVLENMRSHDVTHALCVSVDFETLPSVLEVASAYENVYASVGVHPDHEDAREPTVAELIELAAHPKVVAIGETGLDYYRLEGRSIDDMEWQRERFRTHIRAAKALLKPLIVHTRASADDTLRIMAQEQAHVPGGVMHCFTEPWPVAERALAQNFYISLSGIVTFKSATDVQDVARRVPLERLLIETDSPYLAPVPYRGKPNEPAYVSYVGRFIAQARGMSDADLGAATTQNFFRLFRIPAPHVA
- a CDS encoding ankyrin repeat domain-containing protein, whose protein sequence is MNTHTDPSLPLVSRRLLGRLLHRLALTCAGAFASLAVAAHASDLDSLVKAVKFDDVSAVQKALAHGEDPNATDSQGMPLIVLAAREKSDKVAQALMADPKTDIEKLDSAGENAMMLAALNGDTGLVQALIDKGAEVNKKGWAPLHYAAANGHDDIVKLLLEHSAYVDAGSPNGTTPLMMAARGNHLLTVKVLLDAGAQSREKNQLGLTALDFAKRYHAKDVTEALQDMYAREATAASGATGASTPAQNGAK
- a CDS encoding Rap1a/Tai family immunity protein encodes the protein MLRALICVGTLTMPVAAMAAVTLGGGKFTAGDLHKLCTQTDAISRAACVAYIKGAADGVFNTIDAIGGTTGPRVGQYFCLPDRVDPQRMVDAVRRYVAENPDAVEYNASTAVSLGLEKAFPCKGE
- the otsA gene encoding alpha,alpha-trehalose-phosphate synthase (UDP-forming) produces the protein MTQGRLIAVSNRVATPTETKDSAGGLAVGLFSALKDRGGVWFGWSGDIVSEAVAASGPTLKQEGAVTFATVGLTRRDYDQYYRGFSNATLWPVFHYRNDLAAYEREEYAGYRRVNASLAHQLVKLIEPDDIVWVHDYHLIPFAEALRREGIANRIGFFLHTPFPSPQVLLNVPPHQELIKSLCCYDLVGFQTDTDCGAFRDYIVRHAGGTVSGEGDVTAYGRRLRTGVYRIGVFPDEIAAEAARNESRQQVLELKHSLEGRKLIMSVDRLDYSKGLVERFRAFEQLLEHAPQWRENVTFVQVAPPTRADVESYQQIRQKLEYEAGRINGRYSGLDYTPIRYLNQRFARAHLMSMCRESQVGFVTPLRDGMNLVAKEYVAAQNPEDPGVLVLSEFAGAAAELCAALIVNPHDIVGMSEALQLALAMPLAERKQRHEVNMAVLRRNDLGVWRDTFLADLRRA